Proteins from a genomic interval of Bacteroidia bacterium:
- a CDS encoding flavin reductase family protein, which produces MSKYLSLDPMEMPVPQRHGYLLAAVAPRPIAFVSSVDKEGTVNLSPFSFFNVFSSNPPIMIFSPARSGRDGSEKHTHQNVKEVAEVVINIVNYPMVEQMSLASTAYDKGVNEFVKAGFTEIASDVVKPPRVAEAPAAFECKVEQVIELGNEGSSGNLVICRVLRMHYQEKYLDENRKVDTEKIDLVGRMGGAWYSRA; this is translated from the coding sequence ATGTCAAAATACCTGAGTCTCGACCCTATGGAAATGCCTGTTCCACAAAGGCATGGCTATTTATTGGCTGCTGTAGCACCAAGACCAATAGCCTTTGTGAGTTCAGTAGATAAGGAAGGAACGGTAAATCTAAGTCCCTTCAGCTTTTTCAATGTATTTAGCTCAAATCCGCCGATCATGATCTTTTCTCCGGCCAGAAGTGGAAGAGATGGATCAGAAAAACATACGCATCAAAATGTAAAAGAAGTCGCGGAAGTAGTGATCAATATTGTCAACTATCCTATGGTAGAACAAATGTCACTCGCGAGTACAGCTTATGATAAAGGAGTAAATGAATTTGTAAAAGCAGGTTTTACGGAAATCGCTTCTGATGTAGTAAAACCTCCCCGGGTAGCCGAAGCACCTGCGGCCTTTGAGTGTAAAGTAGAACAAGTAATTGAACTAGGGAATGAAGGCAGCTCAGGTAATCTGGTGATTTGCAGAGTTTTACGCATGCATTATCAGGAAAAGTATCTGGACGAAAATCGGAAAGTAGATACTGAAAAAATTGATCTGGTAGGGAGAATGGGGGGAGCCTGGTATAGCCGAGCAAA